A stretch of the Cyanobacterium sp. T60_A2020_053 genome encodes the following:
- a CDS encoding DNA phosphorothioation-associated putative methyltransferase, translating into MNEYLNLINEFAQIIPLISHSKVGKKLPNHLYIHTSALPALHEDIQKFEQKVRQHFKLKNDFTLVKFNLQEAKLSYLYYPEFDINPHPSISKSILVNLSENTIKTYEYNQSENPAILHRKETFVTSDYPHYQKFAYLTNIEEKIGLLDNSRYIGTQQKWQQLLQDHNLSFIDHNLVCHLSQNPTNLIEIDRHRAAIVRKNISRPVKLALEAQLFQPESTFFDYGCGHGEDIKFIAEKGYQSDGWDPYYQPKNPFKKADIVNLGYVINVIENLQERRESLLKAWSLTEDILIVSAQVLVDDRQLGLMPYGDGIITERNTFQKYYLQDELKNYIEQILKTEPVAGGLGVYFVFRDETKAHNFRASRFHSNLSAPRIYKPLKNFADYQELLTPLMDFYIQRGRLPIKGEISQEDAIKAEFGTFKRAFRVILQVTNDTEWERIEDCRRQEILLYLALSRFTQRPSVRKLSSELKADIKALFGNYQVACFLADEMLISLRNLELIKKLCQTCEVGKVFDRSFLIHHSVLDQLPTLLRLYESCASRVVGALEGANLIRFYFDVAQIGYLYAPNFNTEKEPMIKTIMTINLKDLRVQYQNFNNTDKAPKITCKSSLQ; encoded by the coding sequence ATGAATGAATATCTAAATTTAATCAATGAATTTGCCCAAATTATTCCACTTATTTCCCATAGTAAAGTAGGAAAAAAACTGCCTAATCATCTTTATATTCATACCAGCGCCCTCCCCGCACTCCATGAGGATATACAAAAGTTTGAACAAAAAGTAAGACAACATTTTAAATTGAAGAATGATTTTACATTGGTTAAATTTAATCTTCAGGAAGCAAAACTATCCTATCTTTATTATCCTGAATTTGACATCAATCCTCACCCCAGCATCAGTAAAAGTATTTTAGTTAACTTATCTGAAAATACCATTAAAACATACGAATATAATCAAAGTGAAAACCCTGCCATTTTACATCGCAAAGAAACCTTTGTTACCTCTGATTATCCCCATTATCAAAAATTTGCTTACTTAACTAATATTGAAGAAAAAATAGGCTTATTAGACAACTCTCGTTATATAGGGACTCAACAAAAATGGCAACAATTATTACAAGATCATAACCTTAGTTTTATTGATCATAACTTAGTATGTCATTTGAGTCAAAACCCCACTAATTTGATAGAAATTGACCGTCATCGTGCTGCTATTGTCCGAAAAAATATTTCTCGCCCCGTTAAATTAGCTCTTGAAGCACAATTATTTCAACCTGAATCGACATTTTTTGACTATGGTTGTGGTCATGGTGAAGATATTAAATTTATAGCAGAAAAAGGTTATCAAAGTGATGGCTGGGATCCATATTATCAGCCTAAAAATCCTTTTAAAAAAGCAGATATTGTTAACTTAGGTTATGTGATTAATGTGATCGAAAATTTACAAGAAAGACGAGAATCTTTACTCAAAGCATGGTCATTAACTGAAGATATTTTAATCGTTTCTGCCCAAGTATTAGTTGATGATCGTCAACTGGGTTTAATGCCATACGGTGACGGCATTATTACAGAAAGAAATACTTTTCAAAAATACTATTTACAAGACGAGTTAAAAAACTATATTGAACAAATTCTAAAAACTGAACCTGTTGCCGGAGGATTAGGGGTGTATTTTGTCTTTCGAGATGAAACTAAAGCCCACAATTTTCGAGCCTCTCGTTTTCATTCTAACCTCAGCGCCCCTCGCATCTACAAACCTCTCAAAAACTTTGCTGATTACCAAGAATTATTAACGCCTCTCATGGATTTTTACATCCAAAGGGGTCGATTACCGATAAAAGGTGAAATTTCTCAAGAAGATGCCATTAAAGCTGAATTTGGTACATTTAAAAGGGCTTTCAGAGTGATTTTACAGGTGACTAATGATACTGAATGGGAACGTATTGAAGACTGTCGTCGCCAAGAAATTTTATTGTATCTTGCCCTTAGTCGTTTCACCCAGCGCCCTTCGGTGCGCAAATTATCTTCTGAATTAAAAGCGGATATAAAAGCGTTATTTGGTAATTATCAAGTGGCGTGTTTTTTAGCCGATGAAATGTTAATTAGTTTACGAAATTTAGAGTTAATTAAAAAATTGTGTCAAACTTGTGAAGTTGGTAAAGTATTCGACCGTAGTTTTTTAATTCATCATTCTGTATTAGATCAATTACCCACTTTATTAAGGTTATATGAAAGTTGCGCTAGTCGAGTGGTAGGGGCGCTGGAGGGCGCTAATTTAATTAGATTTTATTTCGATGTTGCTCAAATTGGTTATTTATACGCTCCTAATTTTAATACAGAAAAAGAACCGATGATTAAAACTATTATGACTATTAATTTAAAAGATTTAAGAGTACAATATCAAAATTTTAATAATACCGACAAAGCTCCTAAAATTACTTGTAAATCTAGTTTACAATAA
- a CDS encoding acetolactate synthase large subunit, producing MSKPNTAQLLIKCLENEGVKYIFGLPGEENLYLLEALRDSPIQFITVRHEQGAAFMADVYGRLTGKAGVCLSTLGPGATNLMTGVADANLDGAPLVAITGQVGTDRMHIESHQYLDLVAMFAPVTKWNKQIVRPGITPEVVRKAFKVAQKEKPGAVHIDLPENIAGMEAEGKPLSKDTQEKIYASLKSINEAARLIANSKNPLILAGNGIIRANASEALSEFATRLNIPVANTFMGKGAIPYTHPLSLWTVGLQQRDFITCGFEQADLIIAVGYDLIEYSPKKWNPQGDIPIIHIGAESAEIDSSYIPQVEIIGDIADALQEISRRCDRTNKTEPFALSLRPSIKADYEQYGNDTGFPIKPQKIIYDLRQVMGAEDIVICDVGAHKMWMARHYHCEAPNTCIISNGFAAMGIAMPGALAAKLIYPDKKVVAVTGDGGFMMNCQELETAVRAKTAFVTLIFNDGGYGLIGWKQTNQFGVSSYIEFNNPDFVKFAESMGLKGYRVNSADDLIPTLKTALAQNIPAVIDCPVDYAENLRFSEKAGDLSCPI from the coding sequence ATGAGCAAACCAAACACCGCCCAATTATTGATTAAATGCCTAGAAAATGAGGGGGTAAAATATATTTTTGGACTCCCCGGCGAGGAAAACTTATATCTTCTTGAGGCGCTGAGAGATTCACCTATTCAGTTTATCACCGTGCGCCACGAACAAGGCGCTGCTTTCATGGCGGATGTTTATGGGCGCTTGACAGGAAAAGCCGGAGTATGTCTTTCTACTTTAGGCCCCGGTGCGACAAATTTAATGACAGGAGTGGCAGATGCTAATCTTGACGGCGCCCCTCTTGTGGCAATTACAGGGCAGGTTGGCACCGATAGAATGCACATCGAATCCCATCAATACCTCGATTTAGTAGCTATGTTTGCCCCGGTGACGAAGTGGAATAAACAAATCGTGCGCCCGGGTATTACTCCCGAAGTGGTGCGCAAGGCTTTTAAGGTAGCACAAAAAGAAAAACCGGGCGCGGTGCATATTGATTTACCCGAAAATATCGCTGGGATGGAAGCGGAAGGAAAACCGTTATCGAAAGATACCCAAGAAAAAATTTATGCTTCTCTCAAAAGTATCAACGAAGCGGCGCGCCTCATCGCTAACAGTAAAAATCCGCTAATTCTTGCTGGAAATGGTATTATTCGGGCAAATGCTTCGGAGGCTTTGAGTGAATTTGCCACTCGTTTAAATATCCCTGTGGCGAATACTTTTATGGGGAAGGGCGCTATACCATATACCCATCCTCTCTCATTATGGACGGTAGGGCTACAGCAAAGGGATTTTATTACCTGCGGTTTTGAACAAGCAGACTTAATCATCGCTGTGGGTTATGATTTAATTGAATATTCCCCGAAAAAGTGGAATCCTCAAGGAGACATCCCCATTATTCATATTGGTGCTGAATCGGCTGAAATTGATAGTAGTTATATCCCCCAAGTGGAAATTATCGGCGATATTGCCGATGCCTTACAGGAAATTAGTCGCCGTTGCGATCGCACTAATAAAACAGAACCTTTTGCTTTATCTCTGCGCCCTTCTATCAAAGCAGATTATGAGCAATATGGCAATGATACTGGTTTTCCTATTAAACCGCAAAAAATTATTTATGATTTGCGACAGGTGATGGGCGCTGAAGATATAGTTATTTGTGATGTGGGCGCCCATAAAATGTGGATGGCGCGTCATTATCACTGTGAAGCCCCGAACACTTGTATTATTTCTAATGGTTTCGCCGCCATGGGAATTGCTATGCCGGGGGCGCTGGCTGCTAAATTGATTTATCCTGATAAAAAAGTAGTAGCGGTGACAGGGGATGGAGGTTTTATGATGAATTGTCAGGAGTTGGAAACGGCGGTGCGCGCTAAAACTGCTTTTGTCACTTTGATTTTTAATGATGGCGGTTACGGTTTAATTGGTTGGAAGCAAACCAATCAATTTGGGGTATCTAGCTACATTGAGTTTAATAACCCCGATTTTGTCAAATTTGCGGAAAGCATGGGTTTAAAGGGCTATAGAGTCAACTCTGCTGACGATTTAATCCCTACCCTGAAGACTGCTTTAGCTCAAAATATTCCTGCGGTAATTGATTGCCCTGTAGATTATGCCGAAAATTTGCGTTTTTCAGAAAAAGCAGGGGATTTAAGTTGCCCCATTTAA
- a CDS encoding citrate synthase, producing the protein MAQPACEYKPGLEGVPVAQSSISFVDGQQGILKYRGINIEELATKSTFLETAFLLIWGRLPNKEELDQFQADINNHRRIKYHIRDMMKCFPESGHPMDALQTSAAALGLFYSRRALDKEEYIRDAVVRLLAKIPTMVAAFSQMREGNDAVKPNDNLNYSANFLYMLTEKEPEPLEARIFDVCLMLHAEHTMNASTFSAMVTASTLTDPYAVVASAVGTLAGPLHGGANEEVLTMLEEIGSVENVRPYIENCIANKKKIMGFGHRVYKVKDPRAKILQQLAERLFELTGHDEYYDIALEVEKVVTEHLGHKGIYANVDFYSGLVYKKLGIERDLFTPMFAISRVAGWLAHWREQLAVNRIFRPTQVYIGEKEGVYIPMEGR; encoded by the coding sequence ATGGCTCAACCAGCTTGTGAATATAAACCCGGTTTAGAAGGAGTACCTGTGGCACAATCTAGCATTAGTTTTGTGGACGGTCAACAAGGGATATTGAAATATAGAGGCATAAATATTGAAGAATTAGCGACAAAAAGTACCTTTTTAGAAACTGCTTTCCTCTTAATTTGGGGGCGTTTACCGAATAAAGAAGAATTAGACCAATTTCAAGCAGATATTAATAATCATCGTCGCATCAAATATCACATTCGGGACATGATGAAGTGTTTTCCCGAAAGTGGACACCCCATGGATGCCTTACAAACTTCGGCGGCGGCTTTGGGTTTATTTTACTCCCGCCGTGCCTTAGATAAGGAAGAATATATTAGAGATGCGGTAGTTAGATTATTAGCAAAAATTCCCACCATGGTAGCTGCTTTCTCACAAATGCGTGAAGGCAATGATGCGGTTAAACCCAATGATAATTTAAACTATTCTGCTAATTTTTTGTATATGTTAACGGAAAAAGAACCCGAGCCGTTGGAGGCGAGAATTTTTGATGTGTGTCTGATGCTTCATGCTGAACATACCATGAATGCTTCTACTTTTTCTGCTATGGTGACGGCTTCTACTTTAACTGATCCTTATGCGGTGGTGGCTTCTGCCGTAGGCACTTTAGCTGGACCTCTCCATGGGGGCGCTAATGAGGAGGTATTGACTATGTTAGAGGAAATCGGTAGCGTGGAAAACGTGCGCCCTTACATAGAGAATTGCATTGCCAACAAAAAGAAAATAATGGGTTTTGGTCATCGAGTTTATAAGGTGAAGGATCCGCGCGCTAAGATATTACAACAGTTAGCGGAGCGACTTTTTGAGTTGACAGGGCATGATGAATATTATGATATTGCCCTCGAAGTGGAAAAGGTTGTCACTGAACATTTGGGACATAAGGGGATATACGCTAATGTTGATTTTTATTCAGGTTTAGTCTATAAAAAATTAGGTATTGAACGTGATTTGTTTACACCTATGTTTGCTATTTCTAGGGTAGCAGGGTGGTTGGCTCATTGGCGCGAACAGTTGGCAGTAAATCGTATTTTTCGACCAACTCAAGTCTATATTGGCGAAAAAGAAGGGGTTTATATACCGATGGAAGGGCGCTGA
- a CDS encoding HEAT repeat domain-containing protein, whose amino-acid sequence MSNIDELIKGVNEADSAQKLFLAVSKLAQAKSPQAIPTLIEVLGFNNPGAAVSATEGLISLGESAVTPLLANIDDYNYGARAWMIRVFAGIGDPRALPLLIKASISDFSLSVRRAAAKGLGSLQWHKLPLSEREGAEKQVLDTLFTTIDDGEWVVRYASIVSLENLYKTINNSEWQEEIEQKLHTISKKDQEIALQCRASKALEFLHKTE is encoded by the coding sequence ATGTCTAATATTGATGAATTAATCAAAGGGGTAAATGAAGCGGATTCTGCCCAAAAATTATTTTTAGCCGTCAGTAAATTGGCTCAAGCGAAATCACCTCAAGCTATTCCTACCCTCATCGAAGTTTTAGGGTTTAATAATCCGGGGGCGGCGGTAAGTGCCACAGAGGGATTAATTTCCTTGGGAGAAAGCGCCGTAACACCTCTTTTAGCGAATATTGATGATTATAATTATGGCGCTAGGGCTTGGATGATTCGGGTCTTTGCTGGAATTGGCGACCCTCGTGCGCTACCATTATTAATAAAAGCCTCCATCAGTGATTTTTCCCTTAGTGTGAGGCGCGCCGCCGCTAAAGGGTTAGGTAGTTTGCAGTGGCACAAGTTGCCATTGTCAGAGAGGGAGGGCGCTGAAAAGCAAGTCCTCGATACTCTTTTTACTACCATTGATGATGGGGAGTGGGTCGTGCGCTATGCTAGTATTGTTTCTCTGGAGAATCTCTACAAAACCATTAATAATTCTGAGTGGCAAGAAGAAATTGAGCAAAAATTGCACACTATTAGCAAAAAAGATCAAGAAATAGCTTTACAATGTCGAGCTAGTAAGGCTTTAGAATTTTTGCATAAAACGGAATAA
- a CDS encoding PEP-CTERM sorting domain-containing protein has translation MLTSLSVFGVMAKAEGASFVIDFEALRNDSAGLTNEGASYSEDGFTLVTSNPNNSNFFSVNAQDTPRYQGSVSFFDNNVNGEATLTKDDGSAFDLLSIDLDQLNTTGGAPVNFTGTKADSSTVNQSFTLDGVGVTDDSTRGFQTFNFTGFDNLLSVSWIQQAPFHHFDNITLSASNSLTTPEPSLVLGIISFGVLGFLGKSKK, from the coding sequence TTGTTAACGTCTCTTTCTGTGTTTGGTGTGATGGCTAAGGCGGAGGGCGCTAGTTTCGTTATTGACTTTGAAGCCTTGCGTAATGATTCTGCTGGTTTGACGAATGAGGGCGCATCCTACAGTGAGGATGGCTTTACTTTAGTTACAAGTAATCCCAATAACTCCAATTTCTTTTCTGTTAATGCCCAAGATACTCCCCGATACCAAGGCTCAGTTTCCTTTTTCGATAACAATGTCAATGGGGAGGCAACATTAACTAAGGATGATGGCAGTGCATTTGATTTACTGTCTATCGATTTGGATCAGTTAAATACGACGGGAGGTGCGCCTGTTAATTTTACTGGTACAAAGGCAGATTCTTCCACTGTAAATCAAAGTTTTACTCTTGATGGTGTTGGTGTTACTGACGATAGCACCAGAGGATTTCAGACTTTTAATTTTACAGGGTTTGATAATCTGTTATCTGTGAGTTGGATTCAACAAGCCCCATTTCATCATTTTGATAATATTACTTTATCTGCCAGTAATAGTCTGACTACTCCTGAACCTTCTCTGGTTTTAGGTATTATTAGCTTTGGGGTATTGGGTTTTTTAGGCAAAAGTAAAAAATAA
- a CDS encoding glycosyl transferase: protein MSSPVLYLAITNHGFGHAVRIASVANAIQKLNPNILLIVVTSAPRWLLESYIEGDFIYRPRTFDIGVIQTDSITMNLSATREKMMELKYREAQIIASEVEFIHINQVNLILADIPAMVTKIAEKAGIPCWMMSNFGWDYIYRPWGEDFAEIVSWLESCYGKCARLFRLPMSEEMASFPHQEDVGLTGGNPRYTETEIRTKFNLNSPSEKTALLTFGGLGLQSIPYENLTRFSDWQFISFDQNAPDLPNLIKIKDRYFRPVDFMHYCGRIISKPGFSTFSEAMRLNLPLTILNREGFAETPLLIEGLKQYSYHQILDNQDFFEGNWSFLTEDLTPPQSNQKIKKDGTETIAQEVIKFLIPN, encoded by the coding sequence ATGTCTTCACCAGTATTATACCTAGCTATTACTAATCATGGTTTTGGTCATGCTGTGCGCATCGCCTCTGTTGCCAACGCCATACAAAAATTAAATCCTAACATACTGCTTATTGTAGTTACCAGCGCCCCCCGTTGGCTACTAGAATCATACATCGAAGGAGACTTTATTTATCGCCCTCGCACCTTTGATATTGGCGTAATTCAAACCGATAGCATCACAATGAATCTTAGTGCGACTAGAGAAAAAATGATGGAATTAAAATACAGGGAAGCCCAAATTATTGCTTCAGAAGTGGAATTTATCCATATCAATCAAGTTAACCTAATTTTAGCTGACATACCGGCTATGGTGACAAAAATCGCTGAAAAAGCAGGGATTCCCTGTTGGATGATGAGTAACTTCGGCTGGGATTATATTTATCGCCCTTGGGGGGAAGATTTTGCGGAAATTGTCTCATGGTTAGAGTCATGTTACGGGAAGTGCGCTAGATTATTTCGCTTACCAATGAGTGAAGAAATGGCAAGTTTTCCTCACCAAGAAGATGTAGGATTAACTGGCGGAAATCCGCGCTATACAGAAACAGAAATTAGGACAAAATTTAACCTTAATTCCCCTTCTGAAAAAACTGCATTATTAACCTTTGGTGGTTTAGGATTACAGTCGATTCCCTATGAAAATTTAACTCGTTTTAGTGATTGGCAATTTATTAGTTTTGATCAAAATGCCCCAGATTTACCTAACTTAATTAAAATAAAAGACCGTTATTTTCGACCAGTGGACTTTATGCATTATTGTGGCAGAATTATCTCTAAACCCGGTTTTAGCACTTTTTCCGAAGCCATGCGCCTCAATCTACCTCTAACTATTCTCAACCGTGAAGGTTTTGCGGAAACCCCATTATTAATAGAAGGATTAAAACAATATAGTTATCATCAAATCCTTGATAATCAGGATTTTTTTGAGGGAAATTGGTCATTTTTAACAGAAGACTTAACTCCACCTCAAAGTAATCAAAAAATTAAAAAAGACGGCACAGAAACCATCGCCCAAGAAGTTATTAAATTTCTTATTCCTAATTAA
- a CDS encoding 2-dehydropantoate 2-reductase, which produces MPPPYHPKQYRALGVMEAQYTPIDKFTRGIMVTRSQQQFNTVVLPRAIASVKNHVDFNSIHRWLVYPHGVKDSNQLHLQIMGVIPPSQMVEGASSVDYFSIRGEVLYSNRKTQKVIVKIRQKKKGKKSNFFKLELQGAIPSHSVHHFYNFDVILEGINFVIYKSIDMGFIAVNY; this is translated from the coding sequence ATTCCGCCACCCTATCATCCTAAACAGTATCGGGCGCTGGGTGTTATGGAAGCGCAATATACCCCTATCGATAAATTCACGAGGGGAATCATGGTTACTCGCTCTCAACAGCAATTTAATACTGTCGTACTACCTAGAGCTATTGCCAGTGTGAAAAATCATGTGGATTTCAATAGTATTCACCGTTGGTTAGTATATCCTCATGGTGTGAAAGACAGCAATCAATTACATTTACAAATTATGGGGGTGATTCCCCCCTCGCAAATGGTGGAGGGCGCTTCTTCAGTGGATTATTTTTCTATTCGGGGGGAGGTGTTATACTCTAATCGTAAAACTCAAAAAGTTATTGTCAAAATTCGTCAAAAAAAGAAGGGTAAAAAGAGTAATTTTTTTAAGCTAGAATTGCAAGGGGCAATACCTTCCCATAGTGTTCACCATTTTTATAATTTTGATGTTATTTTAGAAGGGATTAATTTTGTTATCTATAAATCTATTGATATGGGTTTTATTGCCGTTAATTATTAA
- a CDS encoding DUF3285 domain-containing protein → MNNPAPSTETSPITETSETKNQEAKDSYVKLAMRNMVKKKNQSLKHFFLTTIGLMTFFIGISYLTR, encoded by the coding sequence ATGAATAATCCAGCGCCCTCCACCGAAACATCACCCATCACTGAAACATCAGAAACCAAAAATCAAGAAGCCAAAGATAGCTATGTTAAATTAGCCATGCGTAACATGGTAAAAAAGAAGAATCAATCTTTAAAACACTTCTTTTTAACTACCATTGGCTTGATGACTTTTTTCATTGGTATTTCCTATCTCACTCGATAA
- a CDS encoding YdcF family protein — protein MLFVNEKKKFWLIFNLVILLLIIGFIPMRLTSARLLNPKPQAIFMLGGGNNREIYTAQFAQNHPNLPIWISSGIPVKESKKIFEEQGINLDRVNWDLKATDTVTNFTTLVDIFKENNINHVYLITSAFHMERAKTIAYFVFGSRGIAYTTVSVSDVNITESNLRIFRDAIRSVVWIFTGRTGANLGSKLQELSYLFH, from the coding sequence ATGTTGTTTGTCAATGAAAAAAAGAAGTTTTGGTTAATATTTAATTTAGTTATCTTACTACTAATTATCGGTTTTATTCCCATGAGATTAACCAGCGCCCGTCTCCTCAATCCTAAACCACAAGCAATTTTTATGTTGGGGGGGGGGAATAACCGAGAAATTTATACTGCTCAATTTGCCCAAAATCATCCTAATTTACCTATTTGGATTTCTAGTGGTATTCCTGTTAAAGAATCCAAAAAAATCTTTGAAGAACAAGGTATTAATTTAGATCGTGTTAATTGGGATTTAAAAGCGACAGATACCGTCACAAATTTTACTACTTTAGTAGATATTTTTAAGGAAAATAATATTAATCATGTATATTTAATTACCTCAGCTTTTCACATGGAAAGAGCCAAAACTATTGCTTATTTTGTCTTTGGTAGTAGGGGAATTGCTTACACTACTGTTTCAGTTTCAGATGTGAATATTACTGAGTCAAATTTGCGTATTTTTCGAGATGCCATACGTTCTGTGGTGTGGATTTTTACTGGGCGCACAGGTGCTAATTTAGGTTCAAAATTACAAGAGTTGTCCTACTTATTTCATTAA
- a CDS encoding DUF87 domain-containing protein, protein MNLNQPLGSVIQGSLSEGLEVRLHPDISVEEMRVGKFLVVQGKRAKFFCLLTDVSLGTSTPRIFTHPPDPNDDFWTEVLAGSDTYGTVEIAPMLMLTADSVDEYEKGALPREDLPSFDTDLKLLPVKTIPSHFSQVYESTERDFRSVFGWENDPYKRNFAIGQPLDMDVPICLDLDRFVERSNGIFGKSGTGKSFLTRLLISGIIRKEAAVNLMFDMHSEYGWEAVSEAKGMNTVKGLKQLFHDQVEIYTLDAKSTHRRGVNNARELYLSYNQIDIEDLRLVSQELGLSEASIDNANILASEFGKDWIYQLINMTNEDIELFCNEKQGHKGSIMALQRKLKRLENLKYIRSASPHNYIDEILKTLDGGRHIVIEFGSQSNMLSYMLVTNMITRRIHREYVKKAERFLQSKNVLDKPRPLVITIEEAHRFLDSKIVNQTIFGTIAREMRKYFVTLLVVDQRPSGIDNEVMSQVGTRITCLLNDDKDIDAIFTGVSGASGLRSVLAKLDSKQQALVLGHAVPMPVVVRTRAYDQQFYSEIGDADYRALSDEELLLEAETAKADLGF, encoded by the coding sequence ATGAACTTAAATCAACCATTAGGATCAGTTATTCAAGGCTCATTGAGCGAAGGATTAGAAGTAAGATTACATCCCGATATTTCCGTAGAAGAAATGAGAGTCGGTAAATTTTTGGTAGTGCAGGGCAAAAGAGCCAAATTTTTCTGTCTCTTAACCGATGTTTCTCTAGGTACTTCTACCCCCCGTATTTTTACTCATCCTCCCGATCCTAACGATGATTTTTGGACAGAAGTTTTAGCTGGTAGCGACACTTACGGCACCGTAGAAATAGCGCCCATGCTCATGTTGACGGCGGATTCCGTGGATGAATACGAAAAAGGCGCCCTTCCCCGTGAAGATTTACCGTCATTTGATACAGATTTAAAACTATTACCCGTTAAAACTATTCCTAGCCATTTCAGTCAGGTTTATGAATCCACCGAAAGAGATTTTAGATCGGTTTTTGGTTGGGAAAATGATCCTTATAAGCGCAATTTTGCCATCGGTCAACCTTTAGATATGGATGTACCAATCTGTTTAGATTTAGATCGATTTGTGGAACGAAGTAACGGTATTTTCGGCAAATCTGGTACAGGAAAATCTTTTTTAACAAGACTATTAATATCGGGCATCATCCGTAAAGAAGCCGCCGTTAACTTGATGTTTGATATGCACTCGGAATACGGTTGGGAAGCCGTCAGCGAAGCCAAAGGCATGAATACCGTCAAGGGTTTAAAACAATTATTCCATGATCAAGTAGAAATTTACACTTTAGATGCCAAATCCACCCATCGGCGCGGAGTAAATAACGCCCGTGAATTGTATTTGAGTTATAACCAAATTGACATTGAAGATTTACGCCTTGTTAGTCAAGAGTTGGGTTTATCGGAAGCGAGTATCGATAATGCCAATATCCTTGCTTCTGAATTTGGCAAAGATTGGATTTATCAGTTAATCAATATGACTAATGAGGATATTGAGCTTTTTTGTAACGAAAAACAAGGACATAAAGGCTCAATTATGGCGTTACAAAGAAAGTTAAAACGTTTAGAAAATTTAAAGTATATTCGTTCTGCTTCTCCCCATAATTATATCGATGAAATTCTCAAAACTTTAGATGGTGGCAGACACATTGTCATCGAATTTGGTTCTCAGAGTAATATGCTTTCTTATATGTTGGTGACAAATATGATTACTCGTCGTATTCACCGAGAATACGTCAAAAAAGCAGAGCGTTTTTTGCAGTCTAAAAATGTCCTTGATAAACCGCGCCCGTTGGTAATTACCATTGAAGAAGCGCACCGTTTCCTTGATTCTAAAATCGTTAATCAAACTATTTTTGGCACAATAGCGCGGGAAATGCGGAAATATTTTGTTACCTTGTTAGTAGTAGATCAGCGCCCTTCGGGTATTGATAACGAAGTCATGTCACAAGTAGGTACTAGAATTACTTGTTTACTTAATGATGATAAAGATATTGATGCGATTTTTACTGGGGTGTCGGGCGCTAGTGGTTTAAGATCAGTATTAGCCAAGCTAGATTCTAAACAACAGGCGCTGGTTTTAGGTCATGCTGTGCCGATGCCAGTGGTGGTGCGCACGCGCGCCTATGATCAACAATTTTACAGCGAAATTGGCGATGCGGATTATCGGGCGCTGAGTGATGAAGAATTATTATTAGAGGCAGAAACTGCCAAAGCTGACTTAGGGTTTTAA